A single region of the Lotus japonicus ecotype B-129 chromosome 4, LjGifu_v1.2 genome encodes:
- the LOC130711706 gene encoding E3 ubiquitin-protein ligase UPL1-like isoform X2: MKFKRKRALEVPPKIKCFINFVTSVPLEKIEEPLKSFVWEFDKGDFHHWVDLFNHFDSFFEKYVKPRKDLQIDDDFLDSDPPFPREAVLQILRVIKIILDNCTNKHFYSSYEQHLSALLASTDPDVVEASLDTLATFLKKTVGKYSIRDASLNSKLYALAQGWGGKEEGLGLIASAAPNGCDPTAYELGGTLHFEFYAVNESESDSKGAEPLVQGLQIIHLSDINKSVETDLELLHKLVTEYKVPASLRFSLLTRLRFARAFGSFASRQQYTCIRLYAFVVLIQACADADDLVSFFNAEPGFINELVSLLSYEDTVLEKIRILCLHSLAALCQDRSRQPSVLTAVTSGGHRGILSSLMQKAIDSVIGETSRWSVHFAEALLSLVTVLVSSSSGCSAMREAGFIPTLLPLLKDTNPQHLHLVEKAVRILEAFMDYSNPAAALFRDLGGLDDTISRLKIEVSHVENGGKQPNENESSRSVHMVGSSSAAQDDMLPLYSEPLISYHRRLLMKALLRAISLGTYAPGNTARIYGSEENVLPHCLCIIFRRAKDFGGGVFSLAATVMSDLIQKDPTCFPVLDAAGLPSSFLDAIMDDVLNSAEAITCIPQCLDALCLNSNGLQAVKDRNSLRCFVKVFTSRTYLRALTGDTPASLSSGLDELMRHASSLRGPGVDMLVEILEAVSKIGSAGDHPSSSRPEPCSSTSVPMEMDGGDKNLIMPDSKESSKAVETEQITEPSPDASIMNIESFLPDCVNNIARLLETILQNADTCRIFVEKKGIEAILQLFTLPLMPPSVSVGQSISIAFKNFSPQHYVSLARAVCSFLREHLKSTNELLDSVEGTQLALVESSKQTKVLKYLSTLEGVLTLSVFLLKGTTTVVSELSTSDADVLKDIGRTYKEIIWQISLCNDSKAEEKKNTDQEPDISQGPSSTAVERESDDDTNIQTVRYTNPVFARNGSHSMWSADREFLSVVRSGETLRRHTRQGIVRLRGGRSGRHLGRLEASNIDSEASSSALEAPLSQDLKKKSPDVLVSEILNKLASTLRSFFTALVKGFTSPNRRRADAGSLSSASKTLGTVLATNFLEALSFSGHSTYAGLEMSLSVKCRYLGKVVDDMAALTFDSRRRSCYTAMVNNFYVHGTFKELLTTFEATSQLLWTLPYSYPSSDVDIGKKGEGANLSHNTWLLDTLQSYCRLLEYFVNSSLLLSPTSASQAELLVQPVAVGLSIGLFPVPRDPEVFVRMLQSQVLDVVLPVWNHPMFCNCSPGFIASVISLVTHVYSGVGDVKRNRSNIVASANRFIPPPPDEATIGTIVEMGFSRARAEEALRRVETNSVEMAMEWLFNHADDPVQEDDELARALALSLGSSSETTKVDSAEKTIDVLTEEGHMKKPPVDDILTASVKLFPSSDSVAFQLTDLLVTLCSQNKGDDRPKVISYLLQQLKLCPLDFSKDNCALSVLAHIIALLLFEDGSTREIAAQNGIISTVIDILSNFIGRRELGNELPVPKCISSLLLILDQMLQSRPKTENIEGTQTGSLPDSSVEHGSLQFPDTVLKRENNVNGDEKEPGIAFENILGKSTGFATIDEGHKLLDIACDLIKLHVPAMVMQAVLQLCARLTKTHALALQFLESGGLSALFSLPRNCFFPGYDTVVSAIVRHLLEDPQTLQTAMELEIRQALSGNRHSGRVSSRSFLTSLAPVISRDPMVFMKAAAAVCQLETSGGRTLVVLSKEKEKEKTKSSSVEVGLSSNECVRIPESKSNDGSGKCLKSHKKVPVNLTQVIDQLLEIVLKYPLMKSQGDSECDSTFMDIDEPNMKVKGKSKVEEAGILEPESERSTGLVKVTFVLKLLSDILLMYGHAVGVILRRDSEMCQFRGSNQPSGQNGIIHHVLHQLLPLSVDKSAGPDDWRGKLSEKASWFLVVLCGRSSEGRKRVTSELVKELMSFSNFESNSMKSSLLPDKRLFTFVDLVYSILSKNSSSGSLPGSGYSPDIAKSMIDGGIIQCLTSILQVVDLDHPDAPKIANLILKGLEGLTRAANASEQIFKSDGTEKRRSAGLNEGSDVQITAPSAVEIVTQNQNGGGQEALQDTMDDAHDQGTSQGDEHADNPNQSVEQDMRVEQGETMAQNPPVELGMDFMREEMGDGGVLHNPDQIEMTFHVENRADDDMGDEDDDMGDDGDDDEDDDEGEDEDEDIAEDGGGMMSLADTDVEDHEDAGLGDEYNDEMIDEDDDDFHENRVIEVRWREALDGLDHLQILGQPGTAGGLIDVAAEPFEGVNVDDLFRLQSFERRRQTGRSSFERPATEINGFQHPLLVRPPQSGDFVSMWSSGGNSASQDSETLSSGSLDVTHFYMFDAPILPYDHVPSSLFGDRLGGAAPPPLTDYSVGMGSLHVPGRRVLGNGRWTDDGQPQGSAQAATVAQAVEEQFLAQMRSLAPASRPVERQLQSSGEQEKQSDTLPSHDGPTLTAGTDSACQQIEGQEHENGNGSTAQQINLSVDGARCEEEINVDSGVQDTCGDLQANEPMSVQPLSLNIIPNGVDCTGNEINATSSENVAITQVFVNSSGNSNADLQCERGGDVPTSIHDVPAVPMGCNGSSTADGQPTNLQFIGSGSETPNPSDCNTSSVYASIDIDMSSVDAEGNQSEQPAISDDRRDELLPTQNTGVAPEATQADQTSANNEAAGANTSANSIDPTFLEALPEDLRAEVLASQQAQSVQPPAYAPPSAEDIDPEFLAALPPDIQAEVLAQQRAQRVALQAEGQPVDMDNASIIATFPADLREEVLLTSSEAVLSALPSPLLAEAQILRDRAMSHYQARSLFGSSHRLNNRRNGLGFDRRPVMDRGVGVTIGRRSAITDTLKMNEIEGEPLLDANALKALIRLLRLAQPLGKGLLQRLLLNLCAHSATRATLTYLLLDMIKPEAEGSLSRQETLNSLRLYGCHSNTVYGRSQLLDGLPPLVFRRILEILTYLATNHSAVAKMLFYFDQSIIADSLTTFVPHMNDKGKEKVIEGGPSPKPSGTQAGDVPLVLFLKLLNRPLFLRSTAHLEQVMGLIQVVVDTAASKLESQSQSRKALANTQNLSVNEASDNAEKDPPSVESDSNQQDKLADINPCHSDGKQNVDMYNIFLQLPQSDLRNLCSLLGREGLSDKMYMLAGEVLKKLAFIAPSHRKFFIFELSKSAHALTDSAVSELVTMQKTNMLGLSAGSMAGAATLRVLQALSSLTSLNTSGDVAIDNDVDYPEDQATIWNLNTALEPLWQELSNCISAAEVQLGQSSFCPNMSNINVAENLHGSTTSPPLPPGTQRLLPFIEAFFVLCERLQANESIMQQEHGNTTAREVTESAGCSASVSVKIGGDSQRKCDGLVTFTRFAEKHRRLSNAFIRQNPSLLEKSLSMMLKAPRLIDFDNKRAYFRSRIRNQHDQHLSGPLRISVRRAYILEDSYNQLRMRPTQDLKGRLNVQFQGEEGIDAGGLTREWYQLLSRVIFDKGALLFTTVGNNATFQPNPNSVYQTEHLSYFKFVGRVVGKALFDGQLLDVYFTRSFYKHILGVKVTYHDIEAVDPDYYKNLKWMLENDVSDIPDLTFSMDADEEKHILYEKNEVTDYELKPGGRNIRVTEETKHEYVDLVAGHILTNAIRPQINSFLEGFNELVPRELISIFNDKELELLISGLPEIDLDDLKANTEYTGYTVASNVVQWFWEVVKTFNKEDMARLLQFVTGTSKVPLEGFKALQGISGPQRFQIHKAYGAPDRLPSAHTCFNQLDLPEYTSKEQLQERLLLAIHEASEGFGFG; encoded by the exons ATGAAGTTCAAGCGGAAGCGGGCACTCGAAGTG CCTCCAAAAATTAAATGCTTCATTAATTTTGTTACTTCAGTTCCACTTGAGAAGATAGAAGAACCTTTAAAGAGCTTTGTTTGGGAGTTTGATAAG GGAGATTTTCATCACTGGGTTGATCTTTTTAACCATTTTGATTCATTCTTTGAGAAGTATGTAAAACCAAGGAAGGATCTGCAGATTGATGATGATTTTCTGGATTCAGACCCTCCCTTCCCCAGAGAAGCTGTTCTTCAAATTCTTCGTgtcattaaaataattttggatAATTGCACAAATAAGCATTTCTATAGTTCATATGAG CAGCATCTTTCAGCGTTGCTTGCTTCGACTGATCCAGATGTGGTTGAGGCTAGTCTGGACACTTTGGCTACCTTTTTGAAGAAAACAGTTGGAAAGTACTCCATTCGAGATGCCTCTTTGAATTCAAAATTGTATGCTCTTGCACAAGGATGGGGTGGAAAGGAAGAGGGACTTGGGCTAATTGCATCAGCTGCACCTAATGGCTGTGACCCCACTGCTTATGAATTGGGTGGTACCCTTCATTTTGAGTTTTATGCAGTAAATGAGTCTGAAAGTGATAGCAAAGGGGCTGAACCTTTGGTCCAAGGGTTGCAAATTATTCACTTATCTGACATCAACAAAAGTGTGGAAACTGATCTTGAGCTTTTGCACAAGTTAGTTACAGAATATAAGGTGCCTGCCAGTTTAAGATTTTCTTTGTTGACAAGATTGCGGTTTGCTAGGGCTTTTGGTTCTTTCGCTTCTAGACAGCAATACACATGCATTCGCTTGTATGCTTTCGTAGTGCTCATTCAAGCTTGTGCTGACGCTGATGATCTGGTTTCATTCTTTAATGCTGAGCCTGGATTTATCAATGAATTAGTATCACTGCTGAGCTATGAAGATACGGTTTTGGAAAAAATCAGGATTTTATGTTTGCATTCTTTAGCTGCTCTTTGCCAAGATCGTTCGCGTCAACCTTCAGTACTGACTGCAGTTACATCTGGTGGGCACCGTGGCATTTTGTCTAGCCTGATGCAAAAAGCCATTGACTCTGTTATTGGTGAGACTTCAAGATGGTCAGTTCATTTTGCAGAAGCTCTGTTATCTCTTGTCACTGTGTTGGTTTCATCATCTTCAGGATGCTCTGCCATGCGTGAAGCAGGATTTATTCCTACACTGCTACCTCTGCTTAAAGATACAAATCCTCAGCACTTGCATCTGGTTGAAAAAGCTGTTCGCATTTTAGAAGCTTTTATGGATTACAGTAATCCAGCTGCGGCATTGTTCAGAGATTTGGGAGGTTTGGATGATACCATTTCTCGTCTGAAGATTGAAGTCTCTCATgtagaaaatggtggaaaaCAGCCAAATGAAAATGAGTCTAGTAGAAGTGTACATATGGTTGGAAGTTCTTCAGCTGCTCAAGATGATATGCTACCATTATATTCTGAACCATTAATTTCGTATCACCGGCGATTGCTGATGAAAGCTTTATTGCGTGCTATATCCCTTGGAACTTATGCCCCCGGAAATACTGCTCGTATATATGGATCTGAAGAGAATGTGCTTCCTCATTGCTTATGTATAATTTTCAGACGAGCGAAAGATTTTGGTGGAGGAGTTTTCTCGCTTGCAGCAACTGTCATGAGTGACTTAATACAAAAGGATCCTACTTGTTTTCCTGTCTTAGATGCAGCTGGCCTTCCATCTTCCTTCTTGGATGCTATAATGGATGATGTTCTGAACTCTGCAGAAGCCATTACGTGCATCCCCCAGTGTTTGGATGCCTTATGCTTAAATAGTAACGGTCTCCAGGCTGTGAAAGACAGGAACTCTTTGAGGTGTTTTGTAAAAGTGTTTACTTCTAGAACATATTTGCGCGCTCTTACAGGGGACACACCTGCATCCTTGTCTAGTGGACTGGATGAATTAATGCGCCATGCTTCTTCATTACGTGGGCCTGGAGTTGATATGTTAGTTGAGATTCTGGAAGCTGTCTCAAAAATTGGTTCTGCAGGGGATCATCCCTCATCTTCTCGTCCTGAACCTTGCTCTTCAACCTCTGTTCCTATGGAAATGGATGGTGGGGACAAGAATTTGATCATGCCTGATAGTAAGGAGTCATCCAAGGCAGTTGAAACAGAGCAGATTACTGAGCCATCTCCTGATGCATCAATAATGAACATTGAGTCATTTCTTCCTGATTGTGTAAACAATATTGCTCGCCTGCTTGAGACAATTCTTCAGAATGCTGATACATGTCGAATATTTGTTGAGAAAAAGGGGATTGAAGCTATTCTCCAGTTATTTACCTTGCCTTTAATGCCTCCTTCTGTTTCGGTTGGACAGAGCATCTCCATTGCCTTCAAGAATTTCTCCCCGCAGCATTATGTTTCACTTGCTCGGGCTGTATGCTCCTTCTTGAGGGAACATCTGAAATCTACCAATGAGCTTTTAGATTCAGTGGAAGGGACTCAGCTTGCTCTTGTTGAATCTTCAAAGCAGACAAAGGTGTTGAAATATCTTTCTACCCTTGAAGGGGTCTTAACTCTTTCTGTATTTTTGTTGAAGGGAACAACTACTGTGGTCTCTGAACTAAGCACCTCAGATGCCGATGTATTAAAAGATATTGGGAGGACATACAAAGAAATAATTTGGCAAATATCTTTGTGTAATGATTCCAAGGCAGAGGAAAAGAAGAATACTGATCAAGAACCTGATATTTCACAGGGACCTTCATCTACTGCTGTTGAAAGAGAGAGTGATGATGATACAAATATCCAGACAGTGCGATACACGAACCCAGTTTTTGCTAGGAATGGTTCACATTCCATGTGGAGTGCAGATCGGGAGTTTCTATCTGTAGTTCGTTCTGGAGAAACTTTACGCCGCCATACTCGACAGGGGATAGTTCGCTTACGGGGTGGACGGTCTGGTCGTCACTTGGGTCGCTTGGAAGCTTCGAACATCGACTCTGAAGCATCTTCTAGTGCACTGGAGGCACCTTTATCTCaagatttgaaaaagaaaagccCTGATGTTCTTGTGTCAGAGATTCTTAATAAGTTGGCTTCAACTTTGCGCTCTTTCTTCACTGCCCTTGTCAAGGGATTCACATCACCTAATCGTCGTAGAGCTGACGCAGGGTCACTTAGCTCAGCTTCAAAGACTCTTGGAACTGTTTTAGCAACTAATTTTCTTGAGGCTCTTAGTTTTTCTGGGCACTCTACTTATGCTGGACTTGAAATGTCACTTTCTGTGAAATGTAGATATCTTGGTAAAGTTGTGGATGATATGGCAGCTCTCACATTTGACAGCAGGCGTCGGAGTTGTTATACTGCCATGGTTAATAATTTTTATGTACATGGAACATTTAAAGAGCTACTGACAACATTTGAAGCTACTAGCCAGTTGCTATGGACCCTTCCATACTCATATCCGTCATCTGATGTGGATATTGGAAAGAAAGGAGAAGGAGCTAATTTGTCCCATAATACATGGCTACTTGATACCTTACAAAGCTACTGTCGTTTACTCGAGTATTTTGTAAACTCTTCTCTACTTTTGTCCCCAACCTCGGCATCTCAGGCAGAGCTTCTTGTTCAGCCAGTTGCAGTTGGCCTGTCAATTGGACTCTTTCCAGTTCCTAGAGACCCAGAGGTTTTTGTTCGTATGCTGCAATCTCAGGTTCTGGATGTGGTCCTACCAGTCTGGAATCATCCCATGTTTTGTAATTGTAGTCCTGGTTTCATTGCATCTGTTATTTCACTGGTTACACATGTATACTCTGGTGTTGGAGATGTGAAGCGGAATCGTAGTAACATTGTCGCAAGTGCAAACCGTTTCATTCCCCCGCCACCTGATGAGGCCACCATTGGCACCATTGTTGAGATGGGGTTTTCAAGGGCAAGGGCTGAGGAAGCGCTGAGAAGAGTTGAAACAAATAGTGTTGAAATGGCGATGGAGTGGCTGTTTAATCATGCTGATGATCCTGTCCAGGAGGATGATGAACTTGCACGGGCACTTGCTCTGTCCCTTGGAAGTAGTTCTGAAACTACTAAAGTTGATAGTGCTGAGAAAACTATAGATGTCCTGACTGAAGAGGGACATATGAAAAAACCTCCAGTTGATGATATACTTACTGCATCTGTGAAATTGTTTCCAAGCAGTGATTCAGTGGCATTTCAGTTGACAGATTTGCTTGTAACACTTTGCAGTCAGAACAAAGGTGATGACCGTCCAAAAGTAATATCCTATCTTCTGCAGCAGCTCAAACTTTGTCCATTGGACTTTTCCAAGGATAACTGTGCACTGAGTGTGTTGGCACATATTATAGCACTACTACTTTTTGAGGATGGAAGTACACGGGAGATTGCTGCTCAGAATGGAATTATATCTACTGTCATAGATATCTTGTCAAACTTCATAGGCAGACGTGAGTTGGGGAATGAACTACCAGTCCCTAAATGCATTAGTTCTTTGCTACTTATATTGGATCAAATGCTGCAGTCAAGGCCGAAAACTGAAAATATAGAAGGAACTCAAACTGGATCCCTGCCTGATTCCTCCGTGGAGCATGGTTCCCTGCAATTTCCAGATACagttttgaagagagaaaataatgTCAATGGGGATGAGAAAGAGCCTGGCATAGCTTTTGAGAATATACTCGGGAAGTCGACTGGCTTTGCAACTATTGATGAGGGTCATAAGTTGCTGGATATTGCATGTGATTTGATAAAACTGCATGTCCCTGCTATGGTTATGCAGGCTGTTCTACAGTTATGTGCTCGGCTAACAAAAACACATGCTTTAGCTTTACAGTTCCTTGAAAGTGGAGGTCTGTCTGCTCTTTTTAGTCTTCCAAGGAATTGCTTTTTCCCAGGGTATGACACTGTTGTATCAGCTATAGTCCGGCATCTCCTTGAAGATCCTCAAACACTACAAACTGCCATGGAATTAGAGATACGGCAAGCTTTAAGTGGGAATCGCCATTCAGGGCGTGTCTCTTCTCGATCATTTTTGACATCTTTAGCACCTGTTATCTCTAGAGATCCTATGGTTTTCATGAAAGCTGCAGCTGCAGTTTGTCAATTAGAGACATCAGGGGGGAGGACATTAGTGGTTTTATCCaaggagaaagaaaaggaaaaaacaaaatcatcaagtGTTGAGGTTGGGTTATCTTCAAATGAATGTGTCCGGATACCTGAAAGCAAGTCAAATGATGGATCAGGAAAATGTTTGAAAAGCCACAAAAAGGTTCCTGTTAATCTCACTCAAGTAattgatcagcttcttgagattGTTCTGAAGTACCCACTAATGAAAAGCCAGGGTGATTCTGAGTGTGACTCAACTTTCATGGATATAGATGAACCTAACATGAAGGTGAAGGGTAAATCGAAGGTTGAAGAGGCAGGGATATTAGAGCCTGAGTCTGAAAGGTCTACAGGACTTGTGAAGGTGACTTTTGTTCTCAAGTTATTGAGTGACATTCTTTTAATGTATGGGCATGCAGTAGGTGTCATACTCAGACGTGATTCTGAAATGTGTCAGTTCCGGGGATCTAATCAACCATCTGGACAGAATGGTATTATCCATCATGTATTACATCAGTTGCTACCCCTCTCTGTTGACAAATCTGCAGGCCCTGATGATTGGAGAGGTAAGTTGTCTGAAAAGGCTTCATGGTTCCTAGTTGTTTTGTGTGGTCGGTCTAGTGAAGGGCGAAAGCGAGTGACAAGTGAACTAGTTAAAGAATTGAtgtccttttcaaattttgagaGCAATTCAATGAAAAGTAGCTTGTTGCCAGATAAAAGGCTTTTTACTTTTGTTGATCTTGTGTACTCTATTTTGTCAAAAAATTCATCATCTGGTAGCTTACCTGGTTCTGGATATTCACCTGATATTGCAAAAAGCATGATAGATGGTGGaatcattcagtgtctaaccagtATCCTGCAAGTGGTTGATTTGGATCATCCCGATGCACCAAAAATTGCGAATCTTATACTTAAAGGATTGGAAGGTCTGACAAGAGCTGCTAATGCGAGTGAGCAAATATTTAAATCTGACGGGACTGAAAAGAGAAGATCTGCTGGTTTAAATGAGGGATCTGATGTTCAAATAACAGCGCCATCTGCTGTTGAAATAGTGACACAAAATCAGAATGGGGGCGGTCAAGAAGCACTCCAGGATACAATGGATGATGCACATGATCAGGGAACTTCTCAAGGTGATGAACATGCTGATAATCCAAATCAATCAGTGGAACAGGATATGAGAGTTGAACAAGGGGAGACGATGGCTCAAAACCCACCAGTGGAACTTGGAATGGACTTCATGCGTGAAGAGATGGGAGACGGTGGTGTATTGCACAACCCAGATCAAATCGAGATGACTTTTCATGTTGAGAATAGGGCAGATGATGACATgggtgatgaggatgatgatatgggtgatgatggagatgatgacgaggatgatgatgaaggagaggATGAAGACGAGGATATAGCAGAAGATGGTGGGGGCATGATGTCCTTGGCTGATACTGATGTGGAGGATCATGAAGATGCTGGCTTGGGAGATGAATACAATGATGAGAtgattgatgaagatgatgatgattttcATGAGAATCGTGTCATAGAGGTAAGGTGGAGGGAAGCTCTTGATGGATTGGATCACTTGCAGATACTTGGGCAACCGGGAACTGCAGGTGGCCTTATAGATGTTGCTGCTGAACCGTTTGAAGGGGTTAATGTGGATGACCTTTTTCGTCTTCAAAGTTTTGAACGTCGCCGCCAGACAGGTAGGTCTTCATTTGAGAGACCTGCTACTGAAATAAATGGTTTTCAACATCCTCTCCTTGTAAGGCCTCCACAATCTGGTGATTTTGTCTCGATGTGGTCATCAGGCGGTAATTCTGCATCCCAGGATTCAGAAACTTTGTCATCTGGTAGTCTTGATGTGACCCATTTTTACATGTTTGATGCACCTATTCTTCCATATGATCATGTGCCAAGTAGTCTGTTCGGAGATCGTCTGGGTGGTGCAGCACCCCCACCTCTGACAGATTATTCTGTGGGTATGGGCTCATTGCACGTACCTGGAAGAAGAGTGTTAGGTAATGGTAGGTGGACTGATGATGGCCAGCCCCAAGGAAGTGCTCAAGCGGCTACCGTTGCCCAAGCAGTGGAGGAACAATTCTTAGCTCAAATGCGGAGCTTAGCTCCTGCTAGCAGACCTGTTGAGCGTCAGTTGCAGAGTTCTGGAGAACAAGAGAAGCAATCTGATACTCTTCCATCACATGATGGTCCAACATTGACTGCTGGAACTGACTCTGCCTGTCAGCAGATAGAAGGTCAGGAGCATGAAAATGGTAATGGATCAACAGCGCAGCAAATCAACCTATCTGTCGACGGTGCTCGTTGTGAGGAAGAGATAAATGTAGACTCTGGTGTCCAAGATACATGTGGAGACCTGCAAGCTAATGAGCCGATGTCAGTTCAACCACTTTCACTGAACATCATTCCAAATGGTGTTGATTGCACAGGAAATGAAATAAATGCCACTTCCAGTGAGAATGTAGCAATAACCCAGGTGTTTGTCAACTCATCTGGTAATTCTAATGCTGATCTACAATGTGAAAGGGGTGGTGATGTACCAACTAGCATCCATGATGTACCAGCTGTGCCAATGGGCTGCAATGGATCATCAACTGCTGATGGGCAGCCTACTAATCTTCAGTTCATAGGATCTGGTTCTGAGACTCCTAATCCAAGTGATTGCAACACATCATCAGTTTATGCTAgtattgatattgatatgaGTAGTGTTGATGCTGAAGGAAATCAATCAGAGCAACCAGCTATTTCTGATGATAGGAGGGATGAGCTGTTACCAACTCAGAACACAGGGGTTGCTCCAGAAGCTACTCAGGCTGACCAAACTAGTGCAAATAATGAAGCTGCTGGTGCTAATACAAGTGCTAATTCAATTGACCCAACCTTTCTGGAGGCTTTGCCTGAAGATCTAAGGGCAGAAGTTCTGGCATCCCAGCAAGCTCAATCTGTTCAACCTCCAGCTTATGCACCACCTTCTGCAGAAGATATTGACCCTGAGTTTTTAGCTGCTCTTCCTCCAGATATTCAAGCAGAGGTTTTGGCTCAACAAAGAGCTCAAAGGGTTGCCCTACAGGCTGAAGGACAGCCAGTTGACATGGATAATGCATCTATAATTGCTACTTTTCCTGCTGATTTGCGTGAAGAG GTACTTCTAACTTCTTCTGAAGCTGTTCTGTCGGCACTGCCATCTCCATTGCTAGCTGAAGCTCAAATATTGAGGGACCGAGCAATGAGCCATTATCAAGCTCGCAGCCTTTTTGGGAGCAGTCACAGGCTTAATAATCGAAGAAATGGTCTGGGATTTGACCGGCGACCTGTGATGGATAGGGGTGTTGGAGTTACAATAGGCAGGAGGTCTGCTATTACAGATACCTTGAAGATGAACGAGATTGAAGGTGAACCACTACTTGACGCAAATGCATTAAAAGCTTTGATCCGGCTTCTACGATTGGCACAG CCGCTTGGAAAAGGCCTTCTACAGAGGCTCTTATTGAACCTATGTGCCCACAGTGCTACGAGGGCCACTCTTACTTATCTTTTGCTTGATATGATTAAGCCGGAAGCTGAAGGCTCTTTGAGTAGACAAGAAACATTAAATTCTCTGAGGCTTTATGGTTGTCATTCAAATACAGTTTATGGCCGATCTCAACTTTTGGACG GTCTTCCTCCCCTTGTGTTTCGCCGAATTCTTGAGATTCTGACTTACTTGGCCACAAATCATTCTGCTGTTGCAAAAATGTTGTTTTACTTTGACCAATCAATTATCGCAGATTCTTTAACTACATTTGTGCCTCATATGAATGATAAAGGGAAGGAAAAGGTTATTGAAGGTGGACCTTCACCGAAACCATCTGGAACTCAGGCAGGGGATGTTCCCCTTGTTCTCTTTTTGAAGCTCTTGAATCGACCCCTGTTTTTACGCAGCACTGCTCATCTTGAGCAGGTGATGGGTCTGATTCAAGTGGTGGTTGATACTGCAGCATCAAAATTAGAAAGTCAATCTCAGTCTCGAAAAGCATTGGCAAACACCCAAAATTTGTCAGTCAATGAAGCCTCCGATAATGCTGAGAAGGATCCTCCTTCAGTGGAGTCGGATTCTAATCAACAAGATAAGCTTGCTGATATCAATCCATGTCATTCTGATGGGAAGCAGAATGTAGATATGTATAATATCTTCTTGCAGTTGCCCCAATCTGATCTTCGGAATCTGTGCAGTCTTCTTGGTCGTGAAGG GCTTTCGGATAAAATGTATATGCTTGCTGGTGAGGTGCTGAAGAAGTTGGCGTTCATTGCTCCCTCCCATAGGAAGTTCTTTATTTTTGAGCTTTCAAAATCAGCTCATGCATTGACAGATTCAGCTGTCAGTGAGCTTGTCACCATGCAGAAAACAAATATGCTTGGCTTGAGCGCTGGTTCTATGGCTGGTGCAGCCACTCTTCGTGTGCTGCAAGCTTTAAGTTCGCTCACTTCACTTAATACTTCAGGTGATGTGGCTATAGATAATGATGTAGATTATCCTGAAGATCAAGCAACTATTTGGAATTTGAATACTGCACTCGAGCCACTGTGGCAAGAACTGAGTAATTGTATAAGTGCGGCTGAGGTGCAGCTTGGTCAGAGCTCTTTCTGCCCTAACATGTCAAACATAAATGTTGCTGAGAATCTGCACGGTTCTACTACTTCACCACCCCTTCCTCCTGGGACACAAAGACTCTTGCCTTTCATTGAGGCTTTCTTTGTTTTGTGTGAAAGGCTGCAAGCAAACGAATCCATCATGCAGCAAGAGCATGGCAATACAACTGCTAGAGAAGTCACGGAGTCTGCTGGTTGTTCAGCTTCAGTGAGTGTAAAAATTGGTGGAGATTCACAGAGAAAGTGCGATGGCCTTGTTACATTTACAAGGTTTGCTGAGAAGCATCGCCGACTTTCAAATGCTTTCATTAGACAAAATCCAAGTTTGTTGGAGAAATCACTTTCCATGATGCTCAAGGCACCAAGGCTGATTGACTTTGATAACAAGAGAGCCTATTTCCGCTCAAGAATCAGGAATCAACATGATCAGCACTTGTCTGGGCCACTGCGTATAAGTGTAAGGCGGGCATACATTTTGGAGGACTCATATAACCAGTTAAGGATGCGACCTACTCAGGATCTCAAGGGGCGATTAAATGTGCAATTTCAAGGTGAAGAGGGTATTGATGCTGGTGGACTCACCAGAGAATGGTACCAGCTTCTATCAAGGGTCATATTTGACAAGGGTGCTTTACTTTTCACCACAGTGGGCAACAATGCGACTTTCCAACCTAACCCTAATTCAGTTTACCAAACTGAACATCTCTCATACTTCAAGTTTGTGGGCCGAGTG GTGGGGAAGGCTCTATTCGATGGGCAACTATTGGATGTTTACTTCACTCGATCTTTCTATAAGCATATACTTGGTGTCAAGGTTACATACCATGATATTGAAGCAGTTGATCCTGATTATTATAAGAATTTGAAGTGGATGCTGGAG AATGATGTGAGCGATATTCCTGACCTTACATTTAGCATGGATGCTGATGAGGAAAAGCACATACTTTATGAGAAGAACGAG GTCACTGATTATGAGCTTAAACCCGGAGGAAGGAACATAAGGGTTACAGAAGAAACAAAGCATGAATATGTTGACCTTGTAGCTGGACATATACTGACAAATGCCATCCGTCCTCAAATCAATTCCTTTCTGGAAGGTTTTAATGAATTGGTACCGCGAGAACTTATATCCATCTTTAATGACAAGGAGCTTGAGCTACTCATTAGTGGTCTCCCAGAAATTGATT TGGATGACTTGAAGGCCAACACTGAGTATACAGGGTATACAGTGGCATCAAATGTTGTTCAATGGTTTTGGGAGGTGGTCAAAACTTTCAACAAAGAAGACATGGCAAGATTGCTGCAATTTGTGACTGGAACATCGAAG GTTCCTTTGGAGGGTTTTAAGGCCTTGCAAGGCATCTCTGGTCCTCAAAGGTTTCAGATTCACAAGGCATATGGAGCTCCTGATCGACTGCCATCTGCTCATACATG CTTCAACCAACTAGACCTTCCAGAGTATACCTCTAAGGAGCAGCTTCAAGAACGTTTGTTGCTTGCCATCCATGAGGCTAGTGAAGGGTTTGGTTTTGGTTGA